In a single window of the Massilia oculi genome:
- a CDS encoding sensor histidine kinase yields MERESTPLGSLRQQLLRWLILPLVALVALNAVSLYRDALEAADVAYDRSLLSSTRALAERVTVRDGKVVANVPYVALDSFETDTLGRIYYKVTGLEGETVSGYDDLPPVPADVPRSDLYPALVRFYHASYNGEPVRIAALLQPVYDDSMRGIALIQVGETLDARNALSRDILLNTLWRQALLVLAVAALVWFAVRLVLRPLMRLKNEVETRPLSDLSTIDQALVHKEVRPLVAAMNGTMARMQDLIASQRRFIADASHQLRTPLAVLKTQAALALREDDPAAMRAIVASIAGTTDSAIHLANRLLVLARIEHGGGGEAAQPVALATIARQVGLELALPAVQNGIDLALEAEADADTTVVGRELLLHELVANLVDNAIRYTPAGGSVLLWVGRRDARVVLAVSDSGPGIQDAEIDKVVMPFYRAQATLEANPGGTGLGLAIVRDIATLHGAALALGRADAGGLEVQVSFDAPRAES; encoded by the coding sequence ATGGAGCGCGAGTCCACGCCGCTCGGCAGCCTGCGCCAGCAGCTGCTGCGCTGGCTGATCCTGCCGCTGGTGGCGCTGGTCGCGCTCAATGCCGTGTCGCTGTACCGCGACGCGCTGGAAGCGGCCGACGTGGCCTACGACCGCTCGCTGCTGTCGTCCACGCGCGCGCTGGCCGAGCGCGTGACAGTCAGGGACGGCAAGGTGGTCGCCAACGTCCCATATGTGGCGCTGGACAGTTTCGAGACCGATACGCTGGGCCGCATCTACTACAAGGTCACCGGCCTCGAAGGCGAGACCGTCAGCGGCTATGACGACCTGCCGCCGGTCCCGGCCGACGTGCCGCGCAGCGACCTGTATCCGGCCCTGGTGCGCTTCTACCACGCCAGCTACAACGGCGAACCGGTGCGCATCGCGGCCCTGCTGCAGCCGGTCTACGACGATTCGATGCGCGGCATCGCCCTGATCCAGGTCGGCGAGACGCTCGACGCCCGCAACGCCCTGTCGCGCGACATCCTGCTCAACACCCTGTGGCGCCAGGCCTTGCTGGTGCTGGCGGTGGCGGCGCTGGTGTGGTTCGCGGTGCGCCTGGTGCTGCGCCCCCTGATGCGCCTGAAGAACGAGGTCGAGACGCGCCCGCTGTCCGACCTGTCGACCATCGACCAGGCCCTGGTGCACAAGGAAGTGCGGCCGCTGGTGGCGGCCATGAACGGCACCATGGCGCGCATGCAGGACCTGATCGCCAGCCAGCGCCGCTTCATCGCCGACGCCTCGCACCAGCTGCGCACCCCGCTCGCGGTGCTCAAGACCCAGGCCGCGCTGGCCCTGCGCGAAGACGATCCGGCGGCAATGCGCGCCATCGTCGCCTCGATTGCCGGCACCACCGACTCGGCCATCCACCTGGCCAACCGCCTGCTGGTGCTGGCGCGCATCGAGCATGGCGGCGGCGGCGAAGCGGCGCAGCCGGTGGCGCTGGCAACCATTGCGCGCCAGGTGGGCCTGGAACTGGCCCTGCCTGCGGTGCAGAACGGCATCGACCTGGCGCTCGAAGCCGAGGCCGACGCCGACACCACCGTCGTCGGCCGGGAGTTGCTGCTGCACGAACTGGTGGCGAACCTGGTCGACAACGCGATCCGCTACACCCCGGCGGGCGGCAGCGTGCTGCTGTGGGTGGGGCGGCGCGACGCTCGTGTCGTGCTGGCGGTGAGCGATAGCGGCCCCGGCATCCAGGACGCCGAGATCGACAAGGTGGTCATGCCCTTCTACCGCGCCCAGGCCACGCTGGAAGCCAATCCCGGCGGCACCGGACTGGGACTGGCGATCGTGCGCGACATCGCCACGCTGCATGGCGCCGCCCTGGCGCTCGGGCGGGCGGATGCCGGCGGCCTGGAAGTCCAGGTCAGCTTCGATGCGCCGCGCGCTGAAAGCTGA
- a CDS encoding exopolysaccharide biosynthesis protein, protein MNTMYGEPVSQRLRALVRDMPRTGITLSELIHRVGNDGLLILVTLLTLVFLIPISIPGVSTVFGAAILLISVSRLSGRDLWIPSKLSHRVIGTRKLRPLLRKALSWLKKLERVSRPNRIQWLVAAGPVAFFNNAALILGAVLLMMPFGLIPFSNTFPAVAILFLAIGLLQRDGLCILLGHVSNVVTILYFSVLIGGGGLAAREVFNRFAG, encoded by the coding sequence ATGAATACAATGTATGGTGAACCGGTTTCCCAGCGCCTGCGCGCCCTGGTTCGCGACATGCCGCGCACCGGCATCACGCTCAGCGAATTGATCCACCGCGTCGGCAACGACGGCCTGCTGATCCTGGTCACCCTGCTGACCCTGGTGTTCCTGATCCCGATCTCGATCCCGGGCGTGAGCACCGTGTTCGGCGCGGCCATCCTGCTCATCAGCGTCAGCCGCCTGTCCGGACGCGACCTGTGGATCCCGTCGAAGCTGTCGCACCGCGTGATCGGCACCCGCAAGCTGCGCCCGCTGCTGCGCAAGGCGCTGTCCTGGCTCAAGAAGCTCGAGCGCGTCAGCCGTCCGAACCGCATCCAGTGGCTGGTGGCCGCCGGCCCGGTCGCCTTCTTCAACAATGCGGCCCTCATCCTGGGCGCCGTACTGCTGATGATGCCCTTCGGCCTGATTCCGTTCAGCAATACCTTCCCGGCGGTGGCCATCCTGTTCCTGGCCATCGGCCTGCTGCAGCGCGATGGCCTGTGCATCCTGCTGGGCCATGTCAGCAATGTCGTGACGATCCTGTATTTCAGTGTATTGATCGGCGGCGGCGGCCTGGCCGCGCGCGAGGTGTTCAACCGCTTCGCCGGCTGA
- a CDS encoding GGDEF domain-containing protein: MSTDTMMLDASTMVLVLALGNLTLCALLTFFNHGPTRSPALVLWSLSKQIQGGAWLLLALGDAGVVPAPIAVPGGYALLFAGVAVEGGASWEAARRRAWRTPTMIVGGLAILAFFLCYLIDEDALRAVAASLLLGGFYFSGALALAWRWRDVSLLQRFLALASMALALVVASRGLSVLLLPGGWGWLTSELLGQLSSGALYLLMLGNAFGVLLLTRERLQDALERAEVIDPLTDAPNRRGFFQLLAPWMALARRPGQPTALVVFDPDGFKRVNDSYGHPAGDVVLRQLVDVCRRQLRDSDQLGRVVGVEFALLLPRTNVAEAALVAERIRAAIESTPFKGERAMIKLTASFGVTTIRPEDSTTTLFQRADEALQRARQAGRNRVELAGETLAEV, from the coding sequence ATGAGTACTGACACAATGATGCTGGACGCGTCGACCATGGTCCTGGTACTGGCATTGGGCAACCTGACCCTGTGCGCGCTGCTGACCTTCTTCAATCACGGACCGACCCGCTCGCCGGCGCTGGTGCTGTGGAGCCTGTCGAAACAGATCCAGGGCGGCGCCTGGCTACTGCTGGCCCTGGGCGACGCCGGCGTGGTGCCGGCTCCGATCGCGGTGCCGGGCGGCTATGCCTTGCTGTTCGCCGGCGTGGCCGTCGAGGGCGGCGCCTCGTGGGAGGCCGCGCGCCGGCGCGCCTGGCGCACGCCGACCATGATCGTCGGCGGCCTCGCGATCCTGGCTTTCTTCCTGTGCTACCTGATCGACGAGGACGCCCTGCGCGCCGTGGCGGCCTCGCTGCTGCTGGGCGGCTTCTATTTCTCGGGCGCGCTGGCCCTGGCATGGCGCTGGCGTGATGTCAGCCTGCTGCAGCGCTTCCTGGCCCTGGCCAGCATGGCGCTGGCCCTGGTGGTGGCCTCGCGCGGCCTGTCGGTGCTGTTGTTGCCGGGCGGCTGGGGCTGGCTGACGAGCGAGCTGCTGGGCCAGCTGTCCAGCGGCGCCCTGTACCTGCTCATGCTCGGCAATGCCTTCGGCGTGCTGCTCCTGACGCGCGAACGCCTGCAGGACGCGCTCGAACGCGCCGAAGTGATCGATCCGCTGACCGATGCGCCGAACCGGCGCGGCTTCTTCCAGCTGCTGGCGCCGTGGATGGCGCTGGCGCGCCGTCCGGGCCAGCCGACCGCGCTGGTGGTGTTCGATCCGGATGGCTTCAAGCGCGTCAACGACAGCTATGGCCATCCGGCCGGGGACGTCGTGCTGCGCCAGCTGGTCGACGTCTGCCGGCGCCAGTTGCGCGACAGCGATCAGCTGGGGCGCGTGGTCGGCGTGGAATTCGCGCTGCTGTTGCCGCGCACCAATGTGGCGGAAGCCGCGCTGGTGGCCGAGCGCATCCGCGCCGCGATCGAGTCGACCCCGTTCAAGGGCGAGCGCGCGATGATCAAGCTCACGGCCAGCTTCGGCGTCACCACCATCCGCCCCGAGGACAGCACCACGACCCTGTTCCAGCGCGCCGACGAGGCCTTGCAGCGGGCGCGGCAGGCGGGGCGCAACCGGGTGGAGCTGGCCGGCGAGACCCTGGCCGAGGTATGA
- a CDS encoding porin: MKQSALALAVLAALSLNHSAHAQSNVQVYGLIDAGVEYVNHAAEDGGKGGGNLVRVISGGKNTSRWGFRGSEDLGGGLKAIWQLEGGILMDTGESDGHVFKRQAWVGLDGSLGRLVIGRSFTTTYELVIKFDPLGFAPHYSWATGASATGPSKYGMTTQFDNLVKYTGKSGGFTYGATIGLGERSGSLAEGRKLAMGGSWFGEGGLGLMASYERINGNAVAGVPARDETTAYHLAADYQTGKWRYTAGMRGYKLDAARASADLRADTYWGGISRTIDDVTLTGAIYHVNTKDVPALEDADPTMFVVRGMLALSKRTTLYLSAAHAKAEHGQLVGLSRDDPGFGSNQTGITAGMQHRF; the protein is encoded by the coding sequence ATGAAGCAGTCGGCCCTCGCGCTCGCCGTCCTGGCAGCGCTTTCCCTGAACCATTCCGCCCACGCCCAGAGCAACGTGCAGGTCTATGGCCTGATCGATGCCGGCGTCGAGTACGTCAACCATGCCGCCGAAGACGGCGGCAAAGGTGGTGGCAACCTCGTGCGCGTGATTTCGGGCGGCAAGAACACCTCGCGCTGGGGCTTTCGCGGCAGCGAAGACCTCGGCGGCGGCCTGAAGGCGATCTGGCAGCTCGAAGGCGGCATCCTGATGGATACCGGCGAAAGCGACGGCCACGTATTCAAGCGGCAGGCCTGGGTCGGCCTGGACGGTTCGCTCGGTCGCCTCGTCATCGGCCGCTCGTTTACCACGACCTATGAACTGGTGATCAAGTTCGATCCGCTGGGCTTCGCCCCCCATTATTCCTGGGCCACCGGCGCCAGCGCCACCGGGCCGTCGAAGTATGGCATGACGACCCAGTTCGACAACCTGGTCAAGTACACGGGAAAAAGCGGCGGCTTCACCTACGGCGCCACGATCGGCCTGGGCGAGCGCTCGGGCAGCCTGGCCGAAGGCCGCAAGCTGGCAATGGGCGGCTCGTGGTTCGGCGAGGGCGGCCTGGGACTGATGGCCTCGTATGAGCGGATCAATGGCAACGCCGTCGCCGGCGTGCCCGCGCGCGACGAGACCACCGCCTACCATCTGGCGGCCGATTATCAGACCGGCAAGTGGCGATATACCGCCGGCATGCGCGGCTACAAGCTTGACGCTGCGCGCGCCAGCGCCGACCTGCGCGCCGACACGTACTGGGGCGGCATTTCGCGCACGATCGATGACGTGACCCTGACCGGCGCCATTTATCATGTCAACACGAAGGACGTCCCGGCGCTGGAAGACGCCGACCCGACGATGTTCGTCGTGCGCGGCATGCTGGCGCTGTCCAAGCGGACCACGCTCTACCTGTCGGCCGCGCATGCGAAGGCCGAGCATGGCCAGCTCGTCGGGCTGTCGCGCGACGACCCCGGTTTCGGTTCGAACCAGACCGGCATCACGGCCGGCATGCAGCATCGTTTCTGA
- a CDS encoding tripartite tricarboxylate transporter substrate binding protein, producing MRPMRFVHTFLAILALALAAPGGAQPREAECLIPSKPGGGMDLTCKLAQKALHGQPGAPELQLSYLPGGVGAVAWHTIVSQRRAEANTLVTFSGGSVLNLALGKFGDADVDDVRWVAAFGADYGMIAVRADSPWQSLDDLLNALKRDPKKVLIGMSGTVGSQDWIKMALLAQMAGIDPRKMRFVALEGGGEQFIAMQENHVQAVSGDTSEALLHTGAGRVRVLAVLSEQRLPGALSNVKTAREQGYDVVWPVIRGVWMGPDVREADYRRWVQAFANMEASPGFAEKQARAGLYPFSLTGDALTRYIRQSVAGHHRQARQFKLLRER from the coding sequence ATGCGTCCCATGAGATTCGTGCACACCTTCCTCGCCATCCTGGCCCTGGCGCTGGCCGCGCCCGGCGGCGCCCAGCCGCGCGAGGCCGAATGCCTGATACCGTCCAAACCCGGCGGCGGCATGGACCTGACCTGCAAGCTGGCCCAGAAAGCCCTGCACGGCCAGCCCGGCGCGCCCGAGCTGCAGCTGAGCTACCTGCCGGGTGGCGTGGGCGCCGTGGCCTGGCACACCATCGTGTCGCAGCGCCGGGCCGAAGCGAATACCCTCGTCACCTTTTCCGGCGGTTCGGTGCTCAATCTCGCGCTGGGGAAATTCGGCGACGCCGACGTCGACGATGTGCGCTGGGTGGCGGCCTTCGGCGCCGACTATGGCATGATCGCGGTGCGCGCCGATTCGCCCTGGCAGTCGCTCGACGATTTGCTGAACGCCCTGAAGCGCGATCCCAAGAAAGTCCTGATCGGCATGTCCGGCACGGTCGGCAGCCAGGACTGGATCAAGATGGCGCTGCTGGCGCAGATGGCCGGCATCGATCCGCGCAAGATGCGCTTCGTCGCCCTCGAGGGCGGCGGCGAGCAGTTCATCGCGATGCAGGAAAACCACGTGCAGGCGGTGTCGGGCGACACCTCCGAGGCCTTGCTCCACACCGGCGCTGGCCGGGTGAGGGTGCTGGCGGTGCTGTCCGAACAGCGGCTGCCGGGTGCGCTGTCAAATGTGAAGACCGCGCGCGAGCAGGGCTACGACGTGGTCTGGCCCGTGATCCGCGGCGTATGGATGGGGCCGGACGTGCGCGAGGCCGACTACCGGCGCTGGGTGCAGGCTTTTGCCAACATGGAGGCCAGCCCCGGATTCGCCGAAAAGCAGGCCCGGGCCGGCCTGTATCCATTCTCGCTCACCGGCGACGCGCTGACGCGGTATATCAGGCAGTCGGTCGCCGGCCACCACCGCCAGGCGCGCCAGTTCAAGCTCTTGCGCGAACGTTAG
- a CDS encoding response regulator: MRILLVEDHVELSHWVSKALRDAHLTVECASTGADADALLHTQDYALVILDLTLPRMDGLDVLRRLRARGGARANTPVLILTARGGLEDKVQGLNLGADDYLPKPFELAELEARVKALLRRRSGNEALVHRCGQLAFDTVSRMFSYCGEPLALTPREHAVLEALIARPGRALSKEKLFQEVFALSDDANLDAIELYIHRIRKKLERPGGDAAIVTLRGIGYLMQEKAG, encoded by the coding sequence ATGAGAATCCTGCTAGTTGAAGACCACGTCGAGCTGTCGCACTGGGTGTCGAAGGCGCTGCGCGACGCCCATCTGACCGTCGAATGCGCGAGCACCGGCGCCGATGCCGACGCCCTGCTGCACACCCAGGACTACGCGCTGGTGATCCTCGACCTGACCCTGCCGCGCATGGACGGCCTGGACGTGCTGCGCCGCCTGCGCGCCCGCGGCGGCGCGCGCGCAAACACGCCGGTGCTGATCCTGACCGCACGCGGCGGCCTGGAAGACAAGGTGCAGGGACTGAACCTGGGCGCCGACGACTACCTGCCCAAGCCGTTCGAGCTGGCCGAACTCGAAGCGCGCGTCAAGGCGCTGCTGCGCCGGCGCAGCGGCAACGAGGCGCTGGTGCACCGCTGCGGCCAGCTCGCCTTCGACACGGTCTCGCGCATGTTCTCCTATTGCGGCGAGCCGCTGGCGCTGACGCCGCGCGAGCACGCGGTGCTCGAGGCGCTGATCGCCAGACCGGGCCGCGCGCTGTCGAAGGAAAAGCTGTTCCAGGAAGTGTTCGCCCTGAGCGACGACGCCAATCTCGACGCCATCGAGCTGTACATCCACCGCATCCGCAAGAAGCTCGAGCGCCCGGGCGGCGACGCCGCCATCGTCACCCTGCGCGGCATCGGCTACCTGATGCAGGAAAAAGCCGGTTAA